A window of the Zeugodacus cucurbitae isolate PBARC_wt_2022May chromosome 2, idZeuCucr1.2, whole genome shotgun sequence genome harbors these coding sequences:
- the LOC128924136 gene encoding uncharacterized protein LOC128924136 isoform X2, with the protein MYVHYVVVICTAGLFATGVGRIIMGSRQTHTDGSDCLLGVATRIWMDKWIAVKCNAVQCKECCHSTSATINTTTSTTLLTRTNNVRAQVGALFSGSFYISHILAMLAFLVSSGERIARESGRLTVF; encoded by the coding sequence TCCATTACGTAGTTGTTATTTGTACTGCTGGACTTTTCGCCACGGGCGTTGGACGGATTATAATGGGCTCGCGGCAAACACACACGGATGGTAGTGATTGCTTGCTTGGGGTTGCGACACGAATATGGATGGATAAATGGATCGCAGTGAAATGTAATGCAGTGCAGTGTAAAGAATGCTGCCACAGTACGTCGGCGACAATTAATACGACGACGTCGACGACACTGCTGACGCGCACGAACAACGTGCGAGCGCAAGTGGGAGCATTATTCAGTGGGAGCTTTTACATTTCGCACATATTAGCCATGCTTGCTTTCCTCGTTTCTTCTGGAGAGCGTATAGCAA